From a region of the Streptomyces sp. NBC_01454 genome:
- a CDS encoding ATP-binding protein yields the protein MSLPVTRRIARAALLVAAGAAPVVAAAGSAGAVELPAKTPDLGGLTAPLESKNTSATLDRTAHHGVGLLNEAGSKAATKLAPALVETAAPAVKKAMPLTQGAADKAEALVRPIAAHGVSTSSLPLDAAKGLVGSSRGLLGPAQGLLGGLPLGGR from the coding sequence ATGTCCCTCCCCGTTACGCGTCGGATCGCCCGAGCCGCCCTGCTCGTTGCAGCGGGTGCCGCTCCCGTGGTCGCTGCGGCCGGTTCCGCGGGCGCCGTGGAACTGCCCGCCAAGACGCCCGACCTGGGCGGGCTGACGGCGCCCCTGGAGTCCAAGAACACCAGCGCCACCCTCGACCGCACCGCACACCACGGCGTCGGCCTGCTCAACGAGGCCGGCAGCAAAGCGGCCACCAAGCTCGCCCCGGCGCTCGTCGAGACCGCCGCGCCGGCCGTGAAGAAGGCCATGCCGCTCACCCAGGGCGCCGCGGACAAGGCCGAGGCTCTGGTCCGCCCGATCGCCGCGCACGGCGTCTCCACCAGCTCGCTGCCGCTCGACGCGGCCAAGGGTCTGGTCGGCTCGTCCCGCGGCCTGCTCGGCCCCGCCCAGGGCCTGCTCGGCGGTCTGCCGCTCGGCGGCCGCTGA
- the dapC gene encoding succinyldiaminopimelate transaminase: MGAASSPQPVSPHPSRESLRDRLPVFPWDRLEPYKTTAAAHADGIVDLSVGTPVDPVPALVRQALTAAADSPGYPTVWGTAALRDALTGWAADRLGAQGLDHTHVLPVVGSKELVAWLPTQLGLGPGDKVAYPRLAYPTYEVGARLAGAEPVVYDDPCDLDPRGLKLLWLNSPSNPTGRVLGADELRRTVAWAREHGVLVFSDECYLELGWEADPVSVLHPDVCGGSTDGLVAVHSLSKRSNLAGYRSAFLVGDPAVLGDLLQIRKHGGMMIAAPVQAATVAALGDTAHVDEQRARYARRRAALRGAFEAAGFRIEHSEAALYLWATRDEPCWDTVAALADRGILVAPGEFYGTAGERFVRIAFTATDERVDAAVRRLSS, encoded by the coding sequence GTGGGCGCAGCCTCCTCTCCCCAGCCCGTCTCCCCCCACCCTTCCAGGGAGTCGCTCCGCGACCGTCTTCCGGTCTTCCCCTGGGACCGGCTGGAGCCGTACAAGACCACCGCCGCCGCGCACGCCGACGGCATCGTCGACCTCTCCGTCGGCACCCCGGTCGACCCGGTCCCCGCGCTGGTGCGGCAGGCGCTGACCGCGGCGGCCGACAGCCCGGGCTATCCGACGGTGTGGGGCACGGCCGCGCTGCGCGACGCGCTCACCGGCTGGGCCGCGGACCGCCTGGGCGCCCAGGGGCTGGACCACACCCATGTGCTGCCCGTCGTCGGCTCCAAGGAGCTGGTGGCCTGGCTGCCGACCCAGCTGGGCCTGGGCCCCGGCGACAAGGTCGCCTACCCGCGCCTGGCCTACCCGACGTACGAGGTCGGCGCCCGCCTGGCCGGCGCCGAACCGGTCGTCTACGACGACCCCTGCGACCTGGACCCCCGGGGCCTCAAGCTGCTCTGGCTGAACTCGCCGTCCAACCCCACCGGCCGGGTGCTCGGCGCCGACGAGCTGCGCCGCACCGTCGCCTGGGCGCGCGAGCACGGCGTGCTGGTCTTCAGTGACGAGTGCTACCTCGAACTGGGCTGGGAGGCCGACCCGGTCTCCGTGCTGCACCCTGACGTCTGCGGCGGCTCCACCGACGGCCTGGTCGCCGTGCACTCGCTGTCCAAGCGCTCCAACCTCGCCGGCTACCGCTCCGCCTTCCTCGTCGGCGACCCCGCGGTCCTCGGCGACCTGCTCCAGATCCGCAAGCACGGCGGCATGATGATCGCGGCCCCGGTCCAGGCCGCCACCGTCGCCGCGCTGGGCGACACCGCCCACGTCGACGAGCAGCGCGCCCGCTACGCCCGCCGCCGGGCCGCGCTGCGCGGTGCCTTCGAGGCCGCGGGCTTCCGCATCGAGCACAGCGAGGCCGCGCTCTACCTGTGGGCCACCCGCGACGAGCCCTGCTGGGACACCGTCGCCGCGCTCGCCGACCGCGGCATCCTCGTCGCCCCCGGCGAGTTCTACGGCACCGCGGGGGAGCGCTTCGTACGGATCGCCTTCACCGCCACCGACGAGCGGGTGGACGCCGCGGTGCGCCGCCTGTCGTCGTGA
- the fdxA gene encoding ferredoxin has product MTYVIAQPCVDVKDKACIEECPVDCIYEGSRSLYIHPDECVDCGACEPVCPVEAIFYEDDTPEEWKDYYKANVEFFDELGSPGGASKLGLIERDHPFIAALPPQNQ; this is encoded by the coding sequence GTGACCTACGTCATCGCGCAGCCTTGTGTCGACGTCAAGGACAAGGCGTGCATCGAGGAGTGCCCGGTCGACTGCATCTACGAGGGCTCCCGGTCCTTGTACATCCACCCGGACGAATGCGTCGACTGTGGCGCCTGTGAGCCGGTGTGCCCGGTCGAGGCGATCTTCTACGAGGACGACACTCCCGAGGAGTGGAAGGACTACTACAAGGCGAATGTGGAGTTCTTCGACGAGCTCGGCTCGCCCGGTGGCGCCAGCAAGCTCGGCCTGATCGAGCGCGACCACCCCTTCATCGCGGCCCTGCCGCCGCAGAACCAGTAA
- a CDS encoding GNAT family N-acetyltransferase produces the protein MEFLAGGRGEVRITRADVGKRVSVRRLTGDGEGSEKFTDAVGVLTSWNEGVLSITRRNGECARIAESSLVAAKVVPAAPARRRVPSATVRELQEVAARGWPAVETERLGEWTLRASGGFTRRANSVLPLGDPGVPLETALERITRWYGVRGLPPAIAVATGRADTDAELTARLAERGWADERHTRIRIAPLAPLADTPPGPAGGTPGAVTLSREPEADWLALYNRTGEGGPGGQVSENALKVLTGGPSVWCATVHGADGRTTAIGRLAVDGRWAGFSAVEVAPDARRQGLATLVMTALAERALAEGASAAYLQVEADNTGALGFYDRLGFTDHHGYHYRRALPDAPR, from the coding sequence ATGGAATTCCTGGCCGGTGGCCGCGGGGAGGTTCGCATCACCCGCGCTGACGTGGGCAAAAGGGTATCCGTCCGGCGTCTGACCGGGGACGGGGAGGGGTCGGAGAAGTTCACCGACGCGGTCGGGGTGCTCACATCCTGGAACGAAGGTGTGCTGAGCATCACACGGCGCAACGGCGAGTGTGCCCGGATCGCGGAGTCCTCCCTGGTCGCGGCCAAGGTGGTGCCCGCCGCCCCGGCGCGCCGCAGGGTCCCGTCGGCCACCGTCCGTGAGCTCCAGGAGGTCGCGGCCCGCGGCTGGCCCGCCGTCGAGACAGAGCGTCTCGGGGAGTGGACGCTGCGTGCCTCGGGGGGCTTCACCCGCCGCGCCAATTCCGTCCTGCCGCTCGGCGACCCCGGCGTCCCGCTGGAGACGGCGCTGGAGCGGATCACCCGGTGGTACGGCGTCCGCGGGCTGCCGCCGGCGATCGCGGTCGCCACCGGCCGGGCGGACACCGACGCGGAGCTGACCGCGCGGCTGGCGGAGCGCGGCTGGGCCGACGAGCGGCACACCAGGATCCGGATCGCGCCGCTGGCCCCGCTCGCCGACACTCCCCCGGGCCCCGCCGGGGGCACCCCCGGCGCCGTCACCCTGTCCCGGGAGCCGGAGGCGGACTGGCTGGCCCTGTACAACCGGACCGGCGAGGGCGGCCCCGGCGGGCAGGTGTCCGAGAACGCCCTGAAGGTGCTGACCGGCGGCCCCTCGGTGTGGTGCGCGACGGTGCACGGCGCGGACGGCCGGACCACGGCGATCGGGCGGCTGGCCGTCGACGGGCGCTGGGCGGGCTTCTCGGCGGTCGAGGTGGCCCCGGACGCGCGGCGGCAGGGTCTGGCCACCCTGGTGATGACGGCACTCGCCGAACGGGCCCTCGCGGAGGGCGCCTCGGCCGCGTACCTCCAGGTCGAGGCGGACAACACCGGCGCCCTCGGGTTCTACGACCGGCTCGGCTTCACCGACCACCACGGCTACCACTACCGGCGGGCCCTGCCGGACGCCCCGCGCTGA
- a CDS encoding transglutaminase-like domain-containing protein codes for MPQEPEPGADGARAARRRQFAEAARAERPDLALLCLLIAAEADPALDEAGIDEAQIELDRLAGLLPYAPDRRPAGAPDGTAARRPGDSGPEAWAQNLAELLGTRYGFGGSPADYRRLESSLLHEVLRRRRGLPILLSVVWMEVARRAGAPVYGVALPGHFVVGFGDPLGAHVLADPFGGGRPLTEEDTELLVAGATGERLSRRMTAPAGPLEIVLRVLHNIRAWARARPEHSAVQLWALELSLLLPSHPARLRHERAQLLVERGEFLAGAAELEEYARVVEPVEPAGAKAIRRQAAAARAMLN; via the coding sequence ATGCCCCAGGAACCCGAGCCCGGTGCGGACGGCGCCCGCGCGGCGCGACGGCGGCAGTTCGCCGAGGCCGCGCGCGCCGAGCGGCCCGACCTGGCGCTGCTGTGCCTGCTGATCGCCGCCGAGGCCGATCCCGCGCTGGACGAGGCGGGCATCGACGAGGCCCAGATCGAACTGGACCGGCTGGCCGGGCTGCTCCCGTACGCGCCCGACCGCCGCCCGGCCGGCGCCCCGGACGGCACCGCCGCGCGCCGCCCCGGCGACAGCGGTCCCGAAGCCTGGGCCCAAAACCTCGCCGAACTGCTCGGCACCCGGTACGGCTTCGGCGGCTCGCCCGCCGACTACCGGCGGCTGGAGTCCTCGCTGCTGCACGAGGTGCTGCGGCGGCGCCGCGGGCTGCCGATCCTGCTGTCGGTGGTGTGGATGGAGGTCGCCCGGCGGGCCGGCGCGCCCGTGTACGGGGTGGCGCTGCCCGGCCATTTCGTCGTCGGCTTCGGCGATCCCCTGGGCGCGCATGTGCTGGCCGATCCGTTCGGCGGCGGCCGGCCGCTGACCGAGGAGGACACCGAGCTGCTGGTCGCGGGCGCGACCGGGGAGCGCCTGAGCCGGCGGATGACGGCGCCCGCCGGCCCCCTGGAGATCGTGCTGCGGGTGCTCCACAACATCCGGGCCTGGGCCCGGGCCCGGCCCGAGCACAGCGCGGTGCAGCTGTGGGCGCTGGAGCTGTCGCTGCTGCTGCCGAGCCATCCGGCGCGGCTGCGCCACGAGCGGGCCCAACTGCTCGTCGAGCGCGGTGAGTTCCTCGCGGGCGCGGCCGAGCTGGAGGAGTACGCGCGGGTCGTGGAGCCCGTCGAGCCCGCCGGGGCGAAGGCCATCCGGCGTCAGGCCGCGGCGGCGCGCGCCATGCTCAACTGA
- a CDS encoding PP2C family protein-serine/threonine phosphatase translates to MPADRGTDSSRWTPVFMIFVIVVVTTLDATTGPELHISAFVGIVPLYAALRCSFRRTLLVATVFVVCLTYVDIFTVPDWIPATRVVGVFGSFLVALFSLVLCHTRLQREALHARTSLVADTVQRAVLRELPLSAGPVDAYGFYVSAQEGARVGGDIYEAIDTPHGLRLMIGDVQGKGMPAIGAGIEVLASFREAAQYLDSLESVAGRMEQALARYNARSAEQGTDERFVTALLMEVRSMPGRTQGRVLSCGHIPYYVLRHGEVHERRDGEGALPLGLGSLGHEPRRSVRIHPDPDDWLVLCTDGVTEARGKDGEFYPLEERLAGWTHLEPAELARTLRADLESFTHGDLKDDATVLVVRRTPTAAQLSMARAAAA, encoded by the coding sequence ATGCCAGCCGACCGAGGCACGGACAGCAGCCGCTGGACTCCCGTGTTCATGATCTTCGTGATCGTCGTCGTCACCACCCTGGATGCGACGACCGGACCGGAGCTGCACATCTCGGCCTTCGTGGGCATCGTCCCGCTGTACGCCGCGCTGCGCTGCTCGTTCCGCCGGACGCTGCTGGTGGCCACCGTCTTCGTTGTGTGCCTGACCTATGTCGACATCTTCACCGTGCCCGACTGGATACCGGCCACCCGGGTGGTGGGCGTCTTCGGCTCCTTCCTGGTCGCCCTGTTCTCCCTGGTGCTGTGCCACACCCGGCTCCAGCGTGAGGCGCTGCACGCCCGCACGTCCCTGGTGGCCGACACGGTCCAGCGGGCGGTGCTGCGCGAGCTGCCGCTCAGCGCGGGCCCGGTCGACGCGTACGGCTTCTACGTCTCCGCCCAGGAGGGGGCCCGGGTCGGCGGCGACATCTACGAGGCCATCGACACCCCGCACGGGCTGCGGCTGATGATCGGCGACGTCCAGGGCAAGGGCATGCCGGCGATCGGGGCGGGCATCGAGGTGCTGGCGTCGTTCCGCGAGGCCGCGCAGTACCTGGACTCGCTGGAATCGGTGGCCGGACGGATGGAGCAGGCGCTGGCCCGCTACAACGCCCGCTCGGCCGAGCAGGGCACCGACGAGCGCTTCGTCACCGCGCTGCTGATGGAGGTGCGCAGCATGCCCGGCCGGACGCAGGGCCGGGTGCTGTCCTGCGGCCACATCCCGTACTACGTGCTGCGCCACGGCGAGGTCCACGAGCGCCGCGACGGCGAGGGCGCCCTGCCCCTCGGGCTGGGCTCACTCGGTCACGAGCCGCGCCGGAGCGTGCGGATCCACCCCGACCCCGACGACTGGCTCGTGCTGTGCACGGACGGGGTGACCGAGGCGCGCGGCAAGGACGGCGAGTTCTACCCGCTGGAGGAGCGGCTGGCCGGGTGGACGCATCTGGAGCCGGCCGAACTGGCCCGTACGCTCCGCGCCGACCTGGAATCCTTCACCCACGGCGACCTCAAGGACGACGCCACGGTGCTGGTCGTCCGCCGCACCCCCACCGCCGCTCAGTTGAGCATGGCGCGCGCCGCCGCGGCCTGA
- a CDS encoding response regulator transcription factor, with protein sequence MIRVLLAEDQSMVREALAALLSLEDDLTVVAQAARGDEVVPAAREHAVDVALLDIEMPGLSGLDAAAALRAACPGVKIVILTTFGRPGYLRRAMESGADAFLVKDAPAARLAEAVRRVLRGERVIDPVLAAAALADGASPLTEREREVLRTAADGATNAEIAGALHLSQGTVRNYLSLAIQKTGARNRAEAVRTARDKGWL encoded by the coding sequence ATGATCCGAGTGCTGCTGGCGGAGGACCAGTCGATGGTCCGCGAGGCGCTGGCCGCGCTGCTGTCGCTGGAGGACGATCTCACCGTCGTCGCCCAGGCGGCCCGCGGGGACGAGGTGGTCCCGGCCGCGCGGGAACACGCCGTGGACGTCGCGCTCCTGGACATCGAGATGCCCGGCCTCAGCGGACTGGACGCCGCGGCCGCGCTGCGCGCCGCCTGCCCCGGCGTCAAGATCGTCATCCTGACCACCTTCGGCCGCCCCGGCTATCTGCGCCGCGCCATGGAGTCCGGCGCCGATGCCTTCCTCGTCAAGGACGCCCCGGCGGCCCGGCTCGCCGAAGCGGTACGGCGTGTGCTGCGCGGTGAGCGGGTCATCGACCCGGTGCTGGCGGCGGCCGCGCTCGCCGACGGCGCCAGTCCGCTGACCGAGCGGGAGCGGGAGGTCCTGCGGACCGCCGCCGACGGCGCCACCAACGCCGAGATCGCCGGCGCGCTCCATCTCTCCCAGGGCACGGTCCGCAACTACCTGTCCCTCGCCATCCAGAAGACCGGCGCCCGCAACCGCGCCGAGGCCGTCCGCACGGCCCGCGACAAGGGCTGGCTCTAG
- a CDS encoding sensor histidine kinase has translation MKSEPWAENPMRMGQAARTRRQAFGKTAWIAIWLLYLAGPVGEMLRPGTPLSEQIWGGLGLTLFVLSYFLLIFRHMWRTATRPLIYGLLAVMLGLSAGLSWALDASWLVLFIFTSVSSAVALPWKQSRWSIPLITAVLLAVGARYPQIHGYYLFAYGLPALGTGFMMVGVQYLIHTTTELRAARQEVARLAANDERLRLARDLHDLLGHSLSLITLKSELAGRMLPGRPEDAARQVADIEQVSRQALVDVREAVTGYRTPRLAVELAAARAALRTAGIVVTADPALEGEYRGLAADEEGALAWALREAATNVLRHSGAHRCELLLSEEWEADERRYLRLTVLDDGEGPPRAQHDGNGLSGLRERIGLAGGHLETGPAPRGRGFALRASVPLGAAARTGGAAPVPDSSSGPVTGPATDGPVPGPLAPSPRA, from the coding sequence ATGAAGAGCGAGCCCTGGGCCGAGAACCCCATGAGGATGGGGCAGGCCGCCCGCACCCGCCGCCAGGCGTTCGGCAAGACGGCCTGGATCGCCATCTGGCTGCTGTATCTCGCCGGCCCGGTCGGCGAGATGCTGCGGCCCGGCACCCCCTTGTCCGAACAGATCTGGGGCGGCCTGGGGCTCACGCTCTTCGTGCTCAGCTACTTCCTGCTGATCTTCCGGCACATGTGGCGCACGGCCACCCGCCCGCTGATCTACGGCCTGCTGGCCGTGATGCTGGGGCTGTCGGCCGGACTGTCCTGGGCGCTGGACGCCTCGTGGCTGGTGCTGTTCATCTTCACCAGCGTCAGCTCGGCGGTGGCGCTGCCCTGGAAGCAGTCCCGGTGGTCGATTCCGCTGATCACCGCGGTGCTGCTCGCCGTCGGGGCGCGCTATCCGCAGATCCACGGCTACTACCTCTTCGCCTACGGTCTGCCCGCGCTGGGCACCGGCTTCATGATGGTCGGGGTGCAGTACCTGATCCACACCACCACGGAGCTGCGCGCCGCCCGCCAGGAGGTCGCCCGCCTGGCCGCCAACGACGAGCGGCTGCGGCTCGCCCGCGATCTGCACGACCTCCTGGGCCACTCCCTCTCGCTGATCACGCTCAAGAGCGAGCTGGCCGGCCGGATGCTGCCCGGCCGGCCCGAGGACGCCGCCCGGCAGGTCGCCGACATCGAGCAGGTGAGCCGCCAGGCGCTGGTCGATGTGCGCGAGGCGGTCACCGGCTACCGCACACCCCGGCTCGCCGTCGAGCTGGCCGCCGCCCGGGCCGCGCTGCGCACCGCGGGGATCGTGGTCACCGCCGATCCGGCGCTGGAGGGCGAGTACCGCGGGCTCGCCGCCGACGAGGAGGGGGCGCTGGCCTGGGCGCTGCGCGAGGCCGCCACCAACGTCCTGCGGCACAGCGGGGCCCACCGCTGCGAGCTGCTGCTCTCCGAGGAGTGGGAGGCCGACGAGCGCCGCTACCTGCGTCTGACGGTGCTCGACGACGGCGAGGGGCCGCCCCGCGCCCAGCACGACGGCAACGGCCTCAGCGGTCTGCGCGAACGCATCGGGCTGGCCGGCGGGCATCTGGAGACCGGCCCCGCCCCGCGCGGGCGCGGCTTCGCGCTGCGCGCCTCCGTTCCGCTGGGCGCCGCCGCCCGCACCGGCGGCGCGGCCCCCGTCCCGGACAGCTCTTCCGGGCCCGTGACCGGCCCCGCCACCGACGGCCCGGTGCCGGGTCCCCTCGCGCCGTCTCCCCGCGCGTAG
- a CDS encoding ABC transporter permease: MTTLIKLEIIRALRNKKFMFFSVIYPPVLYLIIAGGADSKPIPGMQLNMGLYFMVSMAAFGAMTAVLLGNSERIAKERENGWVRQLRLTALPGRGYVAAKMAAAATVSLPSILLVLLVAAVVKGVRLEAWQWLAIAAGTWLGSFVFAALGVAIGYLATGDAVRPIAMLCYFGLAFLGGLWMPLTFLPQWAQHVAEWLPTHAYAALGTAVEAGDAPHLKDMALLAGYLLVFAGGAAWLYRKDTRKA; encoded by the coding sequence ATGACCACCCTGATCAAGCTGGAGATCATCCGCGCACTGCGCAACAAGAAGTTCATGTTCTTCTCGGTGATCTATCCGCCGGTGCTGTACCTGATCATCGCGGGCGGCGCGGACAGCAAGCCGATCCCCGGTATGCAGCTGAACATGGGGCTCTACTTCATGGTGTCCATGGCAGCATTCGGTGCCATGACCGCCGTCCTGCTGGGCAACAGCGAGCGCATCGCCAAGGAGCGCGAGAACGGCTGGGTGCGCCAGCTGCGGCTGACGGCGCTGCCCGGACGCGGGTATGTCGCCGCCAAGATGGCCGCCGCCGCGACCGTCAGCCTGCCGTCGATCCTGCTGGTCCTGCTGGTCGCCGCGGTGGTCAAGGGCGTACGGCTGGAGGCCTGGCAGTGGCTCGCCATCGCGGCCGGCACCTGGCTCGGCAGCTTCGTCTTCGCCGCCCTGGGCGTGGCCATCGGCTATCTGGCCACCGGCGACGCGGTGCGCCCGATCGCGATGCTGTGCTACTTCGGCCTGGCGTTCCTGGGCGGCCTGTGGATGCCGCTGACGTTCCTGCCGCAGTGGGCGCAGCACGTCGCCGAGTGGCTGCCGACGCACGCGTACGCGGCGCTCGGCACCGCCGTCGAGGCCGGCGACGCCCCGCACCTGAAGGACATGGCCCTCCTGGCCGGCTATCTGCTGGTTTTCGCCGGCGGCGCGGCCTGGCTGTACCGCAAGGACACCCGGAAGGCATGA